Proteins encoded together in one Candidatus Paceibacterota bacterium window:
- the recJ gene encoding single-stranded-DNA-specific exonuclease RecJ: MNYAVRTPLADKPAELGAFSDVVANLLYSRGVRTAEDAAAFLTPDYDSHTHDPFLMRDMDKAVERVHRAVKNNEKIIIYSDYDADGIPGGVVLHDALKKIGYDNFENYIPHRHDEGFGLNSGAIQGFKESGAKLLITIDCGIADLEEVAEAMGAGIDVVVTDHHMPPLAEDGIMQRLPDAYAILNPKVASCAYPEKMLCGSGVVFKFVQAFFRKHGAEFGIKQDWEKWFLDMVGIATLSDMVPLTGENRTLAFYGLKVLKKTARPGLSQLFRKLRVKREYISEDDVGFTITPRINAASRMGEPKVAFDLLSTSDEALAGAYADALEHVNNERKGTVAALVKEVKKILAERDIVDKKAIVLGNPAWRPSLLGLVANSLAEEYGRPAFLWGRDGEGVIKGSCRSGKTNASGGAASVLAIMQKTPASFIAFGGHGASGGFEVSNESVHMLAESLEKAAEELSAAHADGNPALAQSAVEVDAVISLEEISWDLYKDIEKLAPFGVGNPKPMFLVKGAFIDAVKSFGKEGNHTELIFRDLAGRKISAIQFFSPTESLPKHVAAQKPVDIVAHIEKSTFKNYPELRLRIVDIL; this comes from the coding sequence ATGAATTACGCCGTCCGGACGCCTCTCGCAGACAAACCAGCCGAACTCGGAGCTTTTTCGGACGTCGTCGCGAACCTCTTATACTCACGCGGCGTCAGGACGGCAGAAGACGCGGCGGCATTCCTTACCCCTGATTATGATTCCCATACGCACGATCCGTTCCTGATGCGCGATATGGACAAAGCGGTCGAGCGCGTCCATCGCGCCGTCAAAAATAACGAAAAGATCATCATATACAGCGACTATGACGCCGACGGCATACCGGGCGGAGTCGTTTTGCATGATGCCTTGAAGAAGATCGGTTATGACAATTTCGAAAATTACATCCCGCACCGCCACGACGAAGGGTTCGGCCTCAATTCCGGCGCGATCCAAGGATTCAAGGAAAGCGGCGCCAAGCTCCTCATCACCATAGATTGCGGCATCGCCGATTTGGAAGAGGTCGCTGAAGCGATGGGCGCGGGAATAGACGTCGTCGTGACCGACCATCATATGCCGCCGCTCGCCGAAGATGGGATAATGCAGAGATTGCCGGATGCATACGCGATTCTCAACCCGAAAGTGGCGTCGTGCGCGTATCCGGAGAAGATGCTCTGCGGTTCGGGCGTCGTCTTTAAATTCGTCCAGGCATTCTTCCGCAAGCACGGCGCTGAATTCGGCATAAAGCAGGACTGGGAGAAATGGTTCCTCGACATGGTGGGCATAGCGACGCTCTCCGATATGGTACCTTTGACCGGCGAGAACCGCACGCTCGCGTTCTATGGCCTTAAAGTACTGAAGAAGACCGCGCGGCCCGGCCTTTCCCAGCTTTTCAGGAAGCTGCGCGTAAAGCGCGAGTATATCTCCGAAGACGATGTCGGATTCACTATAACTCCGCGCATCAATGCCGCGTCGCGGATGGGCGAACCGAAGGTCGCCTTTGATCTGCTGTCGACATCGGACGAAGCGCTGGCGGGCGCATATGCCGACGCCCTCGAGCACGTGAACAACGAGCGTAAGGGGACCGTTGCCGCCTTGGTCAAAGAGGTCAAAAAGATATTAGCCGAGCGCGACATCGTCGATAAAAAAGCGATCGTCCTCGGAAATCCGGCCTGGAGGCCGTCGCTTTTGGGGCTTGTAGCCAATAGTTTGGCCGAAGAATACGGCAGGCCCGCATTCCTGTGGGGCAGGGACGGCGAAGGCGTCATCAAGGGCTCGTGCAGGTCGGGGAAGACGAATGCGTCAGGCGGTGCGGCGAGCGTCCTTGCCATCATGCAGAAGACGCCGGCTTCATTCATCGCATTCGGCGGCCACGGAGCGTCCGGAGGCTTTGAGGTTTCGAATGAAAGCGTTCATATGCTTGCCGAATCTCTCGAAAAAGCGGCTGAAGAGCTTTCGGCAGCGCACGCCGACGGAAATCCTGCTTTGGCGCAATCGGCGGTCGAGGTAGACGCGGTCATATCGCTCGAAGAAATCTCTTGGGACCTTTATAAGGACATAGAAAAGCTCGCGCCGTTCGGCGTAGGCAATCCGAAGCCGATGTTCCTCGTAAAGGGAGCGTTCATTGACGCGGTGAAGTCGTTTGGCAAGGAAGGAAATCACACAGAACTCATCTTCCGCGACCTTGCGGGTAGGAAGATATCGGCGATCCAGTTTTTCTCGCCTACGGAATCGCTCCCGAAGCACGTCGCAGCGCAAAAGCCCGTAGACATCGTCGCTCATATAGAAAAATCGACGTTCAAGAATTATCCCGAACTGCGCCTGCGCATTGTTGATATACTCTAG
- the rnhA gene encoding ribonuclease HI — MSITIFTDGSSRGNPGSGGWGAIIRTDDEVTELGGREENTTNNRMELSAAINSLVFVSENKVEGPIVVQSDSKYVIQGITEWVSGWQRNGWKTAGKKDVGNRDLWEALAFAVKGLSIQWKYVEGHAGYPGNERCDEIATSCADGRDPGLYQGARKQYPIDLDAKPAAGTKRLSSSAPAYSYLSLVDGVLEKHKTWTECEARVKGVRGAKFKKSVSAVDEAAIIKEWGM, encoded by the coding sequence ATGTCCATCACTATATTCACCGACGGATCCTCCCGAGGGAATCCCGGCTCCGGCGGCTGGGGAGCTATCATCCGCACCGACGATGAGGTAACTGAATTGGGCGGCAGGGAGGAGAATACTACCAATAATCGCATGGAGCTTTCGGCAGCGATAAACTCCCTTGTATTTGTGAGCGAGAACAAGGTTGAGGGACCGATCGTCGTTCAAAGCGACTCGAAATACGTTATTCAGGGCATAACCGAATGGGTTTCGGGCTGGCAAAGGAACGGTTGGAAGACCGCAGGCAAAAAAGACGTGGGCAATCGCGACCTTTGGGAAGCTCTGGCGTTCGCCGTGAAAGGTCTCTCTATACAATGGAAATATGTCGAAGGGCATGCGGGATATCCGGGCAACGAACGCTGTGACGAGATAGCGACATCCTGCGCCGATGGGCGCGATCCGGGTCTGTATCAAGGCGCTCGCAAACAGTACCCGATCGATCTCGATGCGAAGCCTGCCGCTGGGACGAAAAGACTATCGTCTTCGGCTCCCGCATATTCGTATCTGTCTCTCGTCGACGGCGTTTTGGAAAAGCATAAGACCTGGACCGAGTGCGAGGCTCGCGTCAAAGGCGTTCGCGGGGCGAAATTCAAGAAATCAGTGAGCGCCGTGGACGAAGCGGCTATCATTAAAGAGTGGGGGATGTAG
- a CDS encoding ComEC/Rec2 family competence protein: MKSFAFYLLSISFFAGVLAASFVAMPFAFLICGAIACAIVLILMRGRPKPFLYTCSVLVCIVGALRFGVTKSDDHPLDQYIGRKTTVSGIVCAEPDQKADGQRFCFQPEKSPDRIVVSASKFPGYRYGDELLITATLKLPENFETFEGGPEFDYISYLGKDGIRYKMSFPKIKRLASGKGNPIVSGLIAIKSAFMDRIRDALPEPQSSFVGGLLLGEKGALPEDVTEHFRRSGLTHILVLSGSNVTVVAESLLAAFSFLPKTAGRSAGAVSVVLFAVMTGASATTVRATIMALVHLFAEGMGRRYDVVRALVLSAFVMLVQNPRILAFDISFQLSFLATIAVIFVAPLIKERLSFIPERFGMRETLSMTIGTQIFTLPFILSKMGEISVIALIPNLLVLPGVPYAMLGGFVLGMAGFIGHIIAVPFAWATNLLLVYMLKTVDVFGSLPFATIKARGSLFGAPLFAVSYAIFAAVLIFLRKRRNSPQPSAN, encoded by the coding sequence ATGAAGAGCTTCGCATTCTATCTTTTATCCATATCTTTTTTCGCCGGAGTGCTCGCGGCGTCTTTTGTCGCTATGCCTTTTGCATTTCTCATATGCGGTGCGATCGCATGCGCGATTGTTCTGATACTGATGCGGGGCAGGCCGAAGCCTTTCCTATACACATGCTCCGTGCTCGTATGCATAGTCGGAGCTTTGCGATTCGGCGTTACTAAGAGCGACGATCATCCTCTGGATCAATATATAGGCAGAAAGACGACGGTTTCCGGCATCGTCTGCGCAGAGCCGGATCAAAAGGCGGACGGGCAGAGGTTTTGCTTTCAGCCTGAAAAGAGCCCTGACCGTATCGTCGTTTCCGCGTCAAAATTTCCCGGATATCGCTATGGGGACGAGCTTCTGATAACGGCGACGCTCAAATTGCCGGAGAATTTCGAGACGTTCGAAGGCGGCCCTGAATTCGATTACATCTCATATCTCGGCAAAGACGGCATCCGCTATAAAATGTCTTTTCCCAAAATAAAAAGGCTCGCTTCGGGAAAAGGGAATCCGATCGTTTCGGGGCTCATCGCCATCAAATCCGCTTTCATGGACCGGATACGCGATGCCTTGCCCGAACCGCAGTCGTCATTCGTCGGCGGACTGCTTCTGGGCGAAAAGGGGGCTTTGCCCGAAGACGTAACGGAACATTTCCGCCGGTCGGGCTTGACGCATATACTCGTCCTTTCCGGCTCGAACGTAACGGTTGTCGCCGAAAGCCTCCTGGCGGCTTTTTCTTTCCTGCCGAAAACGGCGGGAAGATCCGCGGGCGCCGTATCCGTCGTGCTTTTCGCCGTGATGACGGGTGCATCCGCCACGACCGTGCGCGCGACGATCATGGCCCTTGTGCATTTATTCGCCGAAGGCATGGGCAGGCGATATGACGTCGTGCGGGCGCTCGTCCTTTCGGCATTTGTCATGCTCGTTCAGAATCCGCGCATACTGGCATTCGATATATCGTTCCAGCTCTCGTTCCTTGCGACGATAGCCGTTATATTCGTCGCACCTCTCATAAAAGAACGGCTCTCATTCATCCCTGAACGGTTCGGCATGCGCGAAACTCTTTCGATGACGATCGGAACGCAGATATTCACCCTGCCTTTCATCCTTTCCAAGATGGGCGAGATATCGGTCATAGCGCTCATACCGAATCTTCTAGTATTGCCGGGCGTCCCGTACGCCATGCTTGGAGGATTCGTACTGGGCATGGCCGGATTCATCGGCCATATCATTGCCGTACCCTTTGCATGGGCGACGAATCTGCTCCTTGTATACATGCTTAAGACGGTCGATGTGTTCGGTTCGCTCCCGTTCGCGACGATAAAGGCGCGCGGCTCCCTCTTCGGGGCGCCTCTCTTCGCGGTCTCTTACGCGATCTTCGCCGCGGTCCTTATTTTCCTGCGGAAGCGGCGTAATTCTCCTCAGCCGTCTGCCAATTGA
- a CDS encoding Fe-Mn family superoxide dismutase, with the protein MKKFEEKKFNIPALKGISAKNIEEHLKLYSGYVKHVNLILEKIDEMAKDSEKNAYALGELQRRFGFEWGGMRNHEYYFAHFEGGPKTLADGSILRSEIEAEWGSFDGWLARFKAIALTRGVGWAMLYADKKTGRLVNGWVDEQHLGQLVDASPILTLDMWEHSFVTDYQPSGKKNYVEDFFVNLNWQTAEENYAASAGK; encoded by the coding sequence ATGAAGAAATTCGAAGAAAAGAAATTCAATATCCCTGCCCTCAAAGGCATCAGCGCCAAAAATATCGAAGAGCACCTTAAGCTCTATTCCGGCTATGTGAAGCACGTAAACCTCATCCTCGAGAAGATAGACGAGATGGCGAAGGATTCCGAGAAAAACGCGTATGCCCTTGGCGAACTCCAGAGGCGCTTCGGCTTCGAATGGGGCGGCATGAGGAACCATGAATACTATTTCGCCCATTTCGAAGGCGGTCCGAAGACCCTTGCCGATGGAAGCATCCTCCGCTCCGAGATCGAGGCTGAATGGGGCTCGTTCGACGGCTGGCTCGCGCGATTCAAGGCGATCGCTTTGACCCGCGGCGTGGGCTGGGCAATGCTCTATGCCGACAAGAAGACCGGCCGCCTCGTGAACGGCTGGGTGGACGAACAGCACCTTGGCCAGCTCGTAGACGCGTCCCCTATCCTGACCCTCGACATGTGGGAGCATTCGTTCGTGACTGACTATCAGCCTTCCGGCAAGAAGAATTACGTCGAAGACTTCTTCGTCAATCTCAATTGGCAGACGGCTGAGGAGAATTACGCCGCTTCCGCAGGAAAATAA
- a CDS encoding ComEC/Rec2 family competence protein produces the protein MDIRMDTRIRTGIVFGFAILVCAVFVRFFIARPHDAWRAFVEDGLLHVYFLDIGQGDAIYVRAPDGSDMLVDSGPSAEVLREKLSDVMPPGDRKIDVVVETHPDADHISGFPDILEDFEVGSFLEPGIGSKNSIDDEIKKLVSEKGIRDIRARRGESYKIGPDVSFRILFPDEDVSNYKDTNEASIVAEVVYASTTVLLTGDSPKKIENHLMKLDAAGLRSDILKLGHHGSRTSSGKAFVQAVSPAYAIVSAGEGNRYGHPHKEVLDILRSLHIPVLRTDREGTIEFVSDGKRVWRK, from the coding sequence ATGGATATACGAATGGATACAAGGATAAGGACGGGAATCGTTTTCGGTTTCGCGATTTTGGTATGCGCCGTCTTCGTTCGGTTCTTTATCGCGCGTCCGCATGATGCCTGGCGAGCTTTCGTCGAAGATGGGCTTCTTCATGTCTATTTCCTCGATATAGGGCAAGGCGACGCCATATATGTCCGCGCGCCTGACGGAAGCGACATGCTCGTAGACAGCGGCCCTTCGGCGGAAGTTTTGCGGGAGAAGCTCTCTGACGTCATGCCGCCCGGCGACAGGAAAATAGACGTCGTCGTCGAAACCCATCCCGATGCCGATCATATCTCCGGCTTCCCGGACATTTTGGAGGATTTCGAGGTCGGATCATTCCTCGAGCCCGGCATCGGCTCGAAGAATTCTATCGATGACGAGATCAAAAAGCTTGTTTCGGAGAAAGGCATCCGCGATATCCGCGCGCGGAGAGGAGAGTCGTATAAAATCGGCCCGGACGTCTCGTTCAGGATCCTTTTTCCCGACGAAGACGTCTCGAATTATAAAGACACGAATGAAGCCTCCATCGTAGCGGAGGTCGTCTACGCTTCGACGACGGTACTCCTCACAGGCGATTCCCCGAAGAAAATAGAGAATCATCTTATGAAGCTCGATGCGGCAGGCTTGAGAAGCGATATTCTGAAGCTCGGTCACCACGGATCGCGAACATCGTCGGGCAAAGCCTTCGTCCAAGCGGTGTCTCCCGCATATGCCATCGTCTCTGCCGGAGAGGGGAACCGATACGGCCATCCTCACAAGGAAGTCCTGGATATTTTGCGGTCGCTCCATATTCCCGTGCTCCGAACTGATCGGGAAGGCACGATCGAATTCGTCAGCGACGGAAAAAGGGTTTGGCGAAAATGA
- a CDS encoding bL28 family ribosomal protein, with the protein MAKICPVTKRTSLVGGGYSNRTRATQFNPTGKVRRHLNLQPKKIYIPEMKKSIRLTLSTRAIKTINKNGAYATLKKAGII; encoded by the coding sequence ATGGCAAAAATCTGCCCAGTCACAAAAAGGACGTCCCTCGTAGGAGGCGGATATTCGAACCGCACCCGTGCGACGCAGTTCAACCCTACCGGAAAAGTCCGCCGACACCTCAATCTTCAGCCGAAGAAGATCTATATCCCTGAGATGAAGAAGTCTATCCGACTCACTCTTTCGACTCGCGCCATCAAGACCATCAATAAGAACGGCGCGTACGCGACTCTCAAGAAGGCAGGCATCATCTAA